Proteins from one Brevibacillus humidisoli genomic window:
- a CDS encoding mandelate racemase/muconate lactonizing enzyme family protein: MEIERIELYPLLHVLARPYGDANGYKKYRTCFLFRIITRSGLDGWGECIDWLPTLMLGFEQRIIPFLIGKQATNRLQLVKIINKWHQRAAAGVSMALTEILAKKAAVSISELWGGRQHQTIPVYASFQSYTDAADWKNISLQRIEQAVSDGFRHLKVKIGGRTIREDQDHIIELQKFYQDTVQLALDANQSYDAAAAFQWERLFREWPNLMWLEEPLPMDRWADYKLLRTTLSVPLAGGENLKNARQFLPLLMEGALDMIQPDTMHHDGLDSYRDSLQLARQFGVRASSHAFDGALSRLYAIFAQACLPPWSKMEESGIEPVEWDVMENPFTRLFSLRPVKGAVQVPDGIGLGVEVDQEMLKAFRWDGRIYK; encoded by the coding sequence TTGGAGATTGAACGTATCGAGCTCTACCCCCTGCTGCACGTACTTGCGCGGCCGTATGGGGATGCCAATGGGTACAAAAAGTATCGAACCTGTTTTCTGTTTCGCATCATCACCCGCTCCGGCCTTGATGGCTGGGGGGAGTGTATCGATTGGCTGCCTACGCTGATGCTCGGTTTTGAGCAGCGGATCATCCCCTTTCTCATCGGCAAGCAGGCAACAAATCGACTGCAGTTGGTCAAAATAATAAACAAATGGCACCAGCGGGCTGCTGCAGGTGTCAGTATGGCTCTGACCGAAATCCTCGCCAAGAAAGCGGCGGTCTCCATCAGTGAATTGTGGGGAGGACGTCAGCACCAAACCATCCCGGTTTATGCATCCTTTCAGTCCTATACCGATGCCGCCGACTGGAAAAACATCTCGCTTCAGCGGATCGAACAAGCCGTCTCGGACGGATTCCGTCACTTGAAGGTAAAGATCGGCGGTCGAACGATCCGCGAAGATCAGGATCATATCATCGAGTTGCAAAAGTTTTATCAGGATACCGTACAGCTGGCTCTGGATGCCAATCAGAGCTATGATGCGGCTGCTGCCTTTCAATGGGAACGCCTCTTCCGTGAATGGCCCAATCTGATGTGGTTGGAGGAACCGCTGCCGATGGATCGCTGGGCGGACTACAAACTGCTGCGGACAACCCTCTCTGTCCCGCTTGCTGGCGGGGAAAACCTGAAAAACGCTCGGCAGTTCCTTCCGCTGCTGATGGAAGGGGCATTGGACATGATACAACCGGACACGATGCATCATGACGGGCTGGATTCTTACCGGGACTCGCTCCAGTTGGCCCGACAGTTCGGCGTACGTGCATCGTCTCACGCATTTGATGGAGCTTTGTCTCGTCTGTACGCCATTTTCGCCCAGGCTTGTCTGCCCCCCTGGAGCAAGATGGAGGAAAGTGGGATCGAACCGGTTGAGTGGGATGTCATGGAAAATCCGTTTACCAGACTGTTCTCCCTGCGACCTGTCAAGGGGGCTGTACAGGTGCCGGATGGGATTGGTTTGGGAGTTGAAGTGGATCAAGAGATGTTGAAAGCGTTTCGTTGGGACGGTCGCATTTATAAATAG
- a CDS encoding MFS transporter, giving the protein MAQNTKNLIGLTGVPLVMVLGNSMLIPVLPTMKAKLDLTAFQTSFVITAFSIAAGLVIPFAGYLSDRFSRKLVISIALSLYGFGGLVAGLAALWWDDAYMMILFGRILQGIGAAGTAPIAMALVGDLFSGASESRGLGLLETSNGLGKVLSPIIGSLLGLIVWYAVFLAFPIICGVVLLIFLFLVREKKRKREPLPVKQYVKSISNVFRKHGRWLVPAFFIGSICLFTLFGVLFYLSDLLEETYKIDGVFKGGFLAIPLLAMSITAYITGAIIKKRLLLMRIFIIIGLLLLTTSYVLASFSGNVYVLIAILVIGSIGTGLILPCLNSMIIGAVKKSERGMITSLYNGVRFIGVAVGPPVFTWLLDFSTDVMFYSIAGLTGLFAVIAFLLIRPESKQKQTGAADKQKQVEDNEALQQMLEASEEKEEETPAAEEEDEEKQKQREMKEILGFDPEKPISTFLRRGRAKG; this is encoded by the coding sequence ATGGCTCAAAACACGAAAAACCTGATCGGTTTGACTGGCGTTCCATTGGTCATGGTGCTGGGGAACTCCATGTTGATTCCCGTCCTGCCGACGATGAAGGCAAAACTTGATTTGACGGCATTTCAAACTAGTTTTGTCATAACGGCTTTTTCCATTGCAGCCGGTTTGGTGATACCTTTTGCCGGCTACCTGTCAGACCGCTTCAGTCGCAAACTGGTTATCTCGATCGCCCTCTCGCTGTATGGATTCGGCGGCTTGGTGGCTGGATTGGCGGCGCTCTGGTGGGATGATGCCTACATGATGATCTTGTTTGGCAGGATCTTGCAAGGGATTGGGGCCGCTGGCACAGCACCGATTGCGATGGCCCTGGTGGGCGACTTGTTTAGCGGTGCATCGGAAAGCAGGGGGCTCGGCTTGTTGGAGACGTCCAACGGTCTTGGTAAAGTGCTCAGTCCGATTATCGGCTCCTTGCTCGGCTTGATCGTCTGGTACGCCGTGTTTCTTGCCTTTCCAATCATCTGCGGCGTCGTCCTGCTGATTTTCCTGTTTTTGGTCAGGGAGAAAAAGCGGAAGAGGGAACCGCTCCCGGTGAAGCAGTATGTGAAATCGATTTCCAACGTGTTTCGCAAGCACGGCAGGTGGCTGGTTCCAGCCTTTTTCATCGGCAGTATCTGTTTATTTACCTTGTTTGGCGTGTTGTTTTACCTGTCAGACCTGCTTGAGGAAACGTACAAGATCGATGGTGTCTTCAAGGGTGGATTTCTGGCGATTCCACTGCTTGCCATGAGCATTACGGCCTACATCACGGGAGCGATCATCAAGAAAAGGCTGCTGCTGATGCGGATCTTCATCATCATCGGGCTGCTCCTATTGACCACGTCCTATGTGCTGGCCAGCTTCAGCGGCAATGTCTACGTACTAATCGCCATCCTGGTGATTGGCAGCATAGGCACGGGGTTGATTCTGCCCTGTCTGAACAGCATGATTATCGGCGCGGTCAAGAAATCAGAGCGCGGTATGATCACGTCCCTTTACAACGGAGTACGGTTCATTGGCGTAGCAGTCGGCCCCCCTGTGTTTACCTGGCTGCTCGACTTTTCCACTGATGTGATGTTTTACTCGATCGCGGGACTCACTGGTCTGTTTGCTGTGATTGCGTTTTTGCTGATTAGACCAGAAAGCAAGCAGAAACAAACGGGAGCTGCCGACAAGCAGAAGCAGGTCGAAGACAACGAAGCGCTGCAGCAAATGCTGGAGGCATCAGAGGAGAAGGAAGAGGAGACTCCCGCAGCTGAGGAAGAGGATGAGGAGAAGCAGAAGCAGCGAGAAATGAAAGAGATACTGGGATTTGATCCGGAAAAGCCGATCAGCACCTTTCTGCGGCGTGGCCGTGCAAAAGGGTAA
- a CDS encoding NAD-dependent epimerase/dehydratase family protein, translating to MKILVTGGAGFIGSHLVERLLREGHEVWTIDDLSTGKKEFLQATLTHPRHRFLKGTVLDRALLKETIQQVDLIYHLAAVLGVKNCVEHPLKVIEGNIDGTRNVLELAYPERKKVIFASTSEVYGKNSRLPFHEDDERILGSTAIHRWCYATAKALDEHLCFAYAKQGLPVTVLRYFNAYGPRATATAYGGVIPRFITAALKGEPLEVYGTGEQTRCFTYIEDTVEGTYRAMNEKADGVVINIGNNQPESIMKAAQLVKQLTGSDSPIVKVPYEKAYGRGYEDMMKRQPDLTRARQLLDYLPTIDFTTGLSRTIDWYRQQLTTGGTEQ from the coding sequence ATGAAGATTCTCGTTACAGGCGGGGCCGGATTCATCGGTTCGCACCTAGTGGAGCGGCTACTCCGGGAAGGTCACGAAGTGTGGACGATAGACGATCTGTCAACTGGAAAGAAAGAGTTCCTCCAAGCGACGCTTACCCATCCGCGGCACCGCTTTCTCAAGGGCACAGTACTAGACCGGGCTCTGCTCAAGGAGACGATTCAGCAGGTGGATCTCATCTACCACTTGGCAGCCGTACTCGGTGTCAAAAACTGTGTGGAACACCCACTTAAGGTGATCGAAGGCAATATCGATGGTACTCGAAATGTACTGGAACTGGCTTATCCGGAACGGAAAAAAGTGATCTTTGCTTCCACGTCAGAAGTGTACGGAAAAAACAGCCGTTTGCCGTTTCACGAGGATGACGAGCGTATCCTCGGCTCCACGGCCATCCACCGCTGGTGCTATGCAACAGCGAAAGCATTGGATGAACATCTCTGTTTTGCCTATGCCAAGCAGGGGCTGCCGGTAACGGTGCTAAGGTACTTTAACGCATATGGTCCTCGGGCCACAGCGACAGCTTATGGTGGTGTGATTCCTCGGTTTATTACTGCTGCGTTGAAAGGAGAACCGCTCGAGGTATACGGCACAGGGGAGCAGACGAGATGCTTCACTTACATTGAGGATACGGTAGAGGGTACGTATCGGGCGATGAACGAAAAAGCTGACGGGGTTGTGATCAACATCGGCAACAACCAGCCGGAATCAATCATGAAGGCGGCTCAACTGGTGAAGCAGTTGACCGGATCCGACTCTCCCATCGTCAAGGTGCCATACGAAAAGGCATACGGTCGTGGGTATGAGGACATGATGAAGCGTCAGCCTGACCTTACGCGTGCCCGTCAGCTGCTCGATTACCTGCCGACAATCGACTTCACGACCGGTCTGTCCAGGACGATTGACTGGTATCGGCAGCAATTGACAACTGGAGGGACAGAGCAATGA
- a CDS encoding nucleotide sugar dehydrogenase, whose amino-acid sequence MKAPVEKAETKVGIVGLGYVGLPLAMLFVSKGVYIRGIDIDKQKIESIRKGMSYLTDITDEEVRQLVASGRFEPTWEYAAVRDVDAVILCVPTPLRDHAYPDLSYIQSAASSIASYMKPGQLIVLESSTFPGTTEEVLQPILEKHGKQAGIDFYLGYSPERIDPGNKDVRLESIPKVVSGITEACLQKLTFLYGQVFDRLVPVTSPRAAEMTKLLENCQRFVNISFVNEIAMVCEAMGIDIWEVIEAAKTKPYGFTPYYPGPGVGGHCIPVDPLYLEWKAKQYQLETKFIHLAKLINDQMQDYVVERISKHLPATKTLANTRLLLIGITYKRDVNDVRESTPLAIFEKLLAMGVDVSFYDPLVSQFELNGQTYASVDLTADTLKNSDYVVLLTDHTQLPYDLIVTHSPLLFDTRGAIKQSHPHVVRL is encoded by the coding sequence TTGAAAGCACCGGTAGAGAAAGCCGAGACGAAGGTCGGTATTGTCGGCCTGGGATACGTCGGTTTGCCTCTTGCCATGCTCTTCGTTTCAAAGGGCGTTTATATCAGGGGCATAGACATAGATAAACAAAAAATAGAAAGCATTCGGAAGGGAATGAGCTATCTGACAGATATAACAGATGAAGAAGTACGTCAGCTCGTCGCTTCCGGACGCTTCGAGCCGACTTGGGAGTATGCGGCAGTACGAGACGTTGATGCAGTCATCCTATGTGTCCCCACACCGCTTCGAGATCATGCCTATCCCGATCTCAGTTACATCCAATCGGCTGCATCCTCGATTGCTTCTTATATGAAACCAGGACAATTGATCGTCTTGGAAAGCTCCACGTTCCCGGGAACGACGGAGGAAGTGCTCCAGCCGATCCTGGAGAAGCATGGGAAACAAGCAGGCATCGATTTTTATCTCGGTTATTCGCCGGAGAGAATCGACCCCGGCAACAAGGATGTCAGATTGGAGTCCATTCCCAAGGTAGTCAGCGGAATCACGGAGGCATGCTTGCAAAAATTGACATTCCTCTACGGGCAGGTTTTCGACCGATTGGTGCCGGTCACTTCGCCCCGTGCAGCGGAAATGACCAAACTGCTGGAGAACTGCCAACGGTTTGTCAATATCTCGTTTGTCAACGAGATTGCCATGGTCTGCGAAGCGATGGGGATCGACATATGGGAAGTAATCGAAGCGGCCAAAACCAAGCCGTACGGGTTTACCCCATACTATCCCGGACCGGGGGTTGGCGGACACTGCATTCCGGTAGATCCGCTCTACCTAGAGTGGAAGGCAAAGCAGTATCAGTTGGAGACGAAGTTTATCCACCTGGCCAAACTGATAAACGATCAGATGCAGGACTATGTGGTGGAACGGATCAGCAAGCACCTGCCTGCAACCAAAACGCTTGCCAACACTCGTCTCCTGCTGATCGGCATCACGTACAAGCGAGACGTCAACGACGTACGTGAATCAACACCGCTTGCTATTTTTGAAAAACTGCTGGCAATGGGCGTAGACGTCTCGTTCTACGATCCACTGGTGTCGCAATTCGAGCTGAACGGACAGACGTATGCCAGTGTCGACTTGACAGCTGATACGCTGAAGAACAGTGACTATGTCGTTTTGCTGACTGACCATACACAGCTTCCCTATGATCTGATCGTAACCCATTCGCCGCTTCTCTTTGATACACGTGGTGCGATAAAACAATCGCATCCACATGTTGTGCGGTTGTAA
- a CDS encoding NAD(P)/FAD-dependent oxidoreductase, which yields MGKPSVEKVQVLIVGAGLAGLTAAIWCKRLGLHAVVVEQNTQIGGQLLQIKNEIWDFPPHIYDNGKALLNALLQNPKVADLDCRLSERLHSIEETTHRIETDKNSYQADYVILCTGVRPNSLPFLRHSGMVLAPWFSTTSQGDLLHDKQVLIIGGGDRAMESGYNLAAYARHIWVVVRSDRLRARPEWVKRLSACDNVTVRMNTEVVRTSEAQEPKGVYLRQTGDSREQFLAVDWILPRIGVRGNSDPVSFLKRCSENFIEVDSCQLTSTDWIYAIGDVTNGAAYASLALAAGQAMRAAKHISIRKMEG from the coding sequence ATGGGGAAACCAAGCGTGGAAAAGGTACAGGTGCTAATCGTCGGCGCTGGCCTGGCTGGGCTGACTGCCGCCATTTGGTGCAAACGACTGGGACTTCACGCTGTTGTTGTCGAACAGAACACACAGATTGGGGGGCAACTACTCCAGATCAAAAACGAGATCTGGGACTTCCCACCACATATCTACGATAACGGCAAGGCACTGCTCAATGCTCTTTTGCAGAACCCAAAGGTGGCAGATCTGGACTGTCGACTGAGCGAAAGGCTCCATTCCATCGAAGAAACAACCCACCGAATTGAAACCGATAAAAACAGCTACCAGGCCGATTATGTGATTTTGTGTACTGGTGTGAGGCCCAATTCACTCCCTTTTCTCCGTCACTCAGGAATGGTGCTTGCACCGTGGTTTTCTACTACATCGCAGGGCGACCTGCTGCATGATAAGCAGGTACTGATCATTGGAGGCGGAGACCGGGCGATGGAGAGCGGCTACAATCTGGCTGCCTATGCCCGCCATATCTGGGTTGTGGTACGATCAGACCGGCTGCGCGCCCGTCCGGAATGGGTGAAGCGTCTGTCCGCGTGTGACAACGTAACCGTTCGGATGAATACCGAAGTTGTGAGGACCAGTGAAGCACAGGAACCAAAAGGGGTTTACTTACGTCAGACAGGAGATTCGAGAGAACAATTTCTCGCTGTTGACTGGATTTTGCCACGGATTGGTGTACGGGGCAATAGTGATCCCGTCTCTTTCCTGAAACGGTGCAGTGAAAACTTCATCGAGGTAGATTCCTGTCAGCTGACCAGTACGGACTGGATCTACGCGATCGGGGACGTCACAAACGGCGCTGCTTACGCTAGCCTCGCACTTGCTGCCGGACAAGCGATGCGTGCTGCCAAGCACATTTCAATACGAAAGATGGAGGGATAA
- a CDS encoding glycosyltransferase family 4 protein, translating to MRILMATYWYLPHVGGVNTYINVLRKELILAGHQVDVLAHHPDMEKIYMVNNGRYVEKQKIKKIVYDKVFDYYEKNQPYVEPWVRWREIERYTFELVATSFNLNQYDLIHTQDIVSTRALARVKPAHVPLVSTIHGLLATEHIIAGDVTSKQSIAWKYVSAEEYYGSTSADQTIVPTNWLKSKLNQKSFGVPKHLLKTIPYGMDIDHFLGRYHSPTTNYVPFTEPDKTVLICPARMVPVKGHRYLLEALSKLKQKRNDFVCWLVGSGKLFQELLSLSHALQLGNIVHFLGDRSDVPQLLKKSDILVLPSVQDNHPFSIMEAQVAGKLVVASNAGGIPEMVSDRKTGLLFANRSSDDLAEKLNYALSNPIRRKEIAALGQRWGLKQWSPQTLFAKTYAVYEAGQRKITTS from the coding sequence TTGCGTATCCTAATGGCTACCTACTGGTACCTTCCGCACGTAGGAGGTGTGAATACCTATATCAACGTGCTGCGAAAAGAACTGATCCTGGCGGGACATCAAGTAGACGTGTTGGCCCACCATCCTGACATGGAGAAGATTTACATGGTCAACAACGGGCGCTATGTAGAGAAACAAAAGATTAAAAAAATCGTGTATGACAAGGTATTTGACTATTACGAAAAAAATCAGCCGTATGTCGAACCCTGGGTGCGCTGGCGGGAAATCGAGCGATACACGTTCGAACTGGTTGCCACTTCCTTCAACCTCAACCAATACGACTTGATCCATACCCAGGACATCGTCTCCACCCGTGCCCTGGCAAGGGTGAAGCCAGCACACGTGCCGCTCGTCTCTACGATCCATGGTCTATTGGCTACGGAACATATCATCGCCGGTGACGTGACTTCGAAGCAGTCGATTGCCTGGAAATACGTTTCTGCCGAAGAATATTACGGTTCTACATCAGCAGACCAAACGATCGTACCGACCAATTGGCTCAAAAGCAAACTGAACCAGAAATCGTTTGGCGTTCCCAAGCACTTGCTAAAGACGATTCCGTACGGTATGGATATCGATCACTTTTTGGGTCGTTACCATTCCCCAACCACAAATTACGTACCATTTACCGAACCAGACAAAACCGTCTTGATTTGCCCCGCTCGAATGGTACCGGTAAAAGGACACCGCTACCTGCTGGAAGCTCTCAGCAAATTAAAACAGAAACGAAACGATTTCGTCTGCTGGCTGGTTGGCAGCGGGAAACTGTTTCAGGAGTTGCTCTCGCTAAGCCATGCACTGCAGTTGGGGAACATCGTGCACTTCCTCGGCGACCGCAGCGACGTCCCCCAGCTGCTGAAAAAAAGTGATATCCTGGTCCTTCCATCGGTACAGGATAATCATCCGTTTTCGATCATGGAGGCACAGGTAGCCGGCAAACTGGTGGTCGCCTCCAATGCTGGCGGTATCCCGGAAATGGTGAGTGATCGCAAGACAGGTCTGCTGTTCGCCAACAGAAGCAGTGACGATTTGGCCGAAAAGCTGAACTACGCTTTATCCAATCCGATTCGTCGCAAAGAGATTGCGGCCCTGGGACAGAGATGGGGATTAAAACAGTGGTCGCCGCAAACGTTGTTTGCTAAGACGTATGCCGTATACGAAGCAGGCCAGCGTAAAATAACGACTTCATAA
- a CDS encoding TerC family protein — MDWFSPAFFASLASIIIVDLVLAGDNALVIGMAARSLPDHLQKRAILFGTLAAIVVRALLTLVVFWLLKIPFLLLMGGLILIWIAYNLLTEKNTEKEEAYHTRSLMEAIRTIVVADVVMGLDNVLAIAGVSHGSMLLVVLGLLVSVPIMVWSSTLIVKLLRRYPQISYLGAGVLSWTASGMIADEPRLRPYLAPFPWLIWSFQIAVVVGVLLTGWWQRTHSAIREQG; from the coding sequence GTGGACTGGTTTTCTCCTGCATTTTTTGCTTCGCTGGCAAGCATCATCATCGTTGACCTCGTATTGGCTGGTGACAATGCACTGGTTATCGGCATGGCCGCCCGCAGTCTGCCGGATCATTTGCAGAAAAGAGCCATACTCTTTGGTACACTTGCAGCGATCGTCGTCCGCGCTCTGCTGACGTTGGTCGTTTTCTGGCTGTTGAAGATTCCGTTTCTGCTGCTGATGGGCGGCTTGATCCTGATTTGGATTGCATATAACCTGCTCACCGAAAAGAACACAGAAAAGGAAGAAGCGTACCACACACGCTCGCTGATGGAAGCGATCCGCACGATCGTGGTTGCCGATGTGGTGATGGGTTTGGACAACGTACTGGCTATTGCGGGAGTTTCACACGGCTCTATGCTGCTGGTCGTGCTCGGTCTGCTAGTCAGCGTGCCGATCATGGTCTGGAGCAGTACGCTCATCGTCAAGCTATTGAGACGCTATCCGCAGATCAGCTATCTAGGGGCTGGGGTGTTGTCCTGGACCGCATCCGGCATGATCGCGGACGAGCCCAGGCTTCGTCCCTATCTGGCACCGTTTCCTTGGCTCATCTGGAGCTTCCAAATCGCCGTAGTCGTCGGGGTACTTCTGACCGGGTGGTGGCAGCGGACCCATTCTGCTATCCGCGAACAAGGTTGA
- a CDS encoding NUDIX domain-containing protein: MYFFEDDFGKPVSLTFDEEIYRQRPAQHVLIFPFHNGKLLFTVHTLRGIELPGGKVEPGETSMAAAVRETYEETGCTLTAIEKIGQYVVDHTLVKDIFVARVEEKVAEMREGTVGGTVMFDEIPEDVKGDPRFSRFLYDDVYPLTLSYLRSHNLIPAHAARP; encoded by the coding sequence ATGTACTTCTTTGAAGACGACTTCGGCAAGCCGGTGTCGCTTACCTTCGATGAAGAAATCTATCGTCAGCGCCCCGCTCAGCACGTGCTGATCTTCCCATTTCACAATGGCAAGCTGCTGTTTACCGTTCATACGCTGCGAGGAATCGAATTGCCTGGCGGGAAGGTTGAACCCGGTGAGACGAGCATGGCCGCTGCTGTCCGGGAGACTTACGAAGAAACGGGCTGCACGCTGACAGCGATTGAAAAGATCGGTCAATACGTGGTCGACCATACCTTGGTAAAAGACATTTTTGTGGCCAGGGTAGAAGAAAAAGTAGCGGAGATGAGGGAAGGCACGGTTGGCGGGACCGTCATGTTTGATGAGATTCCGGAAGATGTCAAAGGCGATCCCCGTTTCAGCCGCTTTCTCTACGATGATGTCTACCCGCTGACGCTCTCGTATCTGCGCTCCCACAACTTGATCCCTGCACATGCAGCCAGGCCCTGA
- a CDS encoding glycosyltransferase has product MNILLVTYSAYPRIGGRSTYISILKHLLEQHGHTVDILAHASGLNDVYIVGGRRVKKAPLRKRVAEWVVPLLNKRYPNLPRWIVWRETERCFFEEAIRQFDLSRYDVIHTQDIFSSLACQRAIRDKPIVASFHNCKVEEWQVNEEAGKKLPIEMAYVSREELLSVERQKRVIVPSRWLKDAFVRLGASAEKFTVIPYGMDIPQFQQKMRLPTDVKRPDSPLILCPARLVPIKGHTFLFEALQRLKEVECRFVCWVAGSGVLEQKLKREVINRGIDDVVQFIGGRSDLPAIMAFSDIVVLPTLHDTLPLVIMEAQIAGVPVVSTHIGGVTEMIQHDRTGFIGPPRDPGYLYRSLRYLIENKRERERLAGNALQEALATYSDAHMMKQTYTLYTEAIHSPPTMVEPADYTSIDEQLLDPVHQLGTRSLCEATGTLVGTVRSSDGRPLPHAAVHLMDISWVTLSVTQCDQEGRFAIAGIPSGKYAIITSVGEHWNSCDLVIRENEVTLCHAQL; this is encoded by the coding sequence GTGAATATCTTACTTGTAACCTACTCAGCCTACCCTCGCATCGGTGGTCGCAGCACCTACATCTCCATCCTGAAACATTTGCTTGAACAGCACGGGCACACAGTGGACATTCTGGCACATGCTTCTGGTCTAAACGACGTCTATATCGTGGGCGGAAGACGGGTGAAGAAGGCTCCCCTCCGGAAGAGGGTGGCAGAATGGGTCGTGCCGCTGCTAAACAAACGATACCCGAACTTGCCTCGCTGGATCGTCTGGCGAGAGACAGAACGCTGCTTTTTTGAAGAGGCGATTCGACAGTTTGACCTATCCCGCTATGACGTGATTCATACTCAAGATATTTTTTCATCGCTGGCCTGCCAGAGAGCGATTCGAGACAAACCGATTGTTGCTTCCTTCCACAATTGCAAGGTGGAGGAATGGCAAGTGAATGAGGAGGCAGGAAAGAAACTGCCGATTGAGATGGCTTATGTGTCGCGAGAAGAATTGCTTAGTGTAGAGAGGCAGAAGCGGGTGATTGTTCCCAGCAGGTGGCTAAAAGATGCCTTTGTTCGTCTGGGAGCTTCAGCGGAAAAGTTTACCGTGATTCCATATGGAATGGACATCCCGCAGTTTCAGCAGAAAATGCGGCTGCCCACAGACGTGAAGAGGCCCGACTCTCCGCTGATCCTCTGTCCGGCTCGGCTGGTGCCGATCAAAGGACATACATTCTTGTTCGAGGCACTCCAGCGGTTGAAGGAAGTGGAATGCCGTTTCGTCTGCTGGGTAGCCGGAAGCGGGGTCCTGGAGCAGAAGTTGAAGCGGGAGGTAATCAACCGGGGCATCGACGATGTGGTGCAGTTTATCGGCGGCAGGAGTGACCTGCCGGCGATTATGGCGTTTTCCGATATCGTGGTTTTGCCGACCCTGCATGATACGCTGCCGCTGGTGATTATGGAAGCGCAGATCGCCGGAGTCCCTGTGGTATCAACTCATATCGGTGGAGTAACGGAGATGATTCAACACGATCGGACTGGATTCATTGGTCCCCCTCGCGACCCGGGCTACCTCTATCGGTCGCTTCGCTATCTGATCGAGAACAAACGGGAGCGGGAGAGATTGGCTGGCAACGCCTTGCAAGAAGCACTGGCCACCTATAGCGATGCACATATGATGAAACAAACATATACTCTCTACACGGAAGCCATTCATTCTCCCCCGACGATGGTTGAGCCTGCTGATTACACCAGTATTGACGAGCAGTTGCTGGATCCTGTCCATCAGTTGGGGACTCGGTCCTTGTGTGAGGCGACTGGAACCCTTGTCGGTACAGTCCGTTCCTCAGATGGCCGCCCACTCCCGCATGCTGCCGTCCATCTTATGGATATATCCTGGGTGACGCTATCCGTCACACAATGTGATCAGGAAGGGCGGTTTGCGATTGCAGGGATTCCCTCCGGCAAGTATGCAATCATCACTTCCGTTGGGGAACACTGGAATTCCTGTGACCTGGTGATTAGGGAGAACGAGGTGACTCTCTGTCATGCCCAATTGTGA
- a CDS encoding NAD-dependent epimerase/dehydratase family protein: MRVAVTGGAGFIGSHIVEMLIEQGDDVEVVDNFSTGDPNHVHRQASVVELDVVSKSLEQVFQQFKPEVVIHQAAQVDVPKSLADPLSDGMANVMGTLNVLEAARRSGVRKVVYASSCAVYGEPQSAKISEFHPPEPISLYGASKWLGESYVRLYHRLFQLDYTILRYSNVYGPRQGMKGEGGVVSSFIHNLLAGVPPVIYGDGKQTRDFVYVKDVARANLLAVKWASTQVLNISTGVQTSIETLCDQLISRTDHVLKADYKPARPGDIRHSCLDPFRAEMHLGWEAAYTLAEGLDETIQYARERR; encoded by the coding sequence ATGAGAGTTGCGGTAACCGGAGGAGCCGGCTTTATCGGCTCACACATCGTCGAGATGCTGATTGAGCAAGGAGACGATGTGGAAGTGGTGGATAACTTCTCCACTGGTGATCCCAATCATGTGCACCGGCAGGCAAGCGTGGTTGAACTCGATGTGGTAAGCAAAAGCCTGGAGCAGGTATTCCAGCAATTCAAGCCTGAGGTTGTGATCCACCAAGCGGCGCAGGTCGATGTCCCCAAATCGTTGGCCGATCCGCTCTCTGATGGCATGGCAAATGTGATGGGGACGTTAAATGTACTGGAAGCGGCGAGGCGAAGCGGGGTGCGCAAGGTCGTCTACGCTTCTTCCTGCGCTGTATACGGTGAGCCGCAATCGGCAAAAATCTCCGAGTTTCATCCGCCAGAGCCTATCTCCCTGTACGGTGCTTCCAAATGGCTTGGTGAATCCTATGTACGTCTGTACCATCGGTTGTTTCAGCTGGACTATACCATTCTTCGCTATTCCAACGTATACGGTCCGAGACAAGGTATGAAGGGAGAGGGGGGAGTGGTCTCCTCCTTTATTCACAACCTGCTTGCCGGAGTGCCACCGGTTATTTATGGTGACGGAAAGCAGACGAGGGATTTCGTCTACGTAAAAGATGTGGCTCGAGCCAACCTGTTGGCTGTGAAATGGGCATCGACGCAGGTTTTGAACATCAGCACCGGGGTGCAGACATCGATTGAGACGCTGTGCGACCAACTAATCAGCCGTACAGACCACGTCTTGAAGGCAGACTACAAGCCAGCCCGGCCAGGTGATATCCGACATAGTTGTCTGGACCCGTTCCGGGCTGAGATGCATCTTGGATGGGAGGCTGCGTATACACTGGCAGAAGGATTGGACGAAACCATCCAATATGCCCGGGAGAGAAGGTGA